The proteins below are encoded in one region of Halocatena salina:
- the leuC gene encoding 3-isopropylmalate dehydratase large subunit, giving the protein MSRGTLYDKVWDRHTVTTLPNGQDQLFVGLHLIHEVTSPQAFGMLRERDIEVARPDLTHATVDHIVPTADQSRPLGDDAAEEMMSELEQNTQAAGIELDDPTSGNQGIVHVIGPEQGLTQPGMTIVCGDSHTSTHGAFGALAFGIGTSQIRDVLATQTIAMDKQQVRQIRITGELEAHVGAKDVILTIIRELGTDGGVGYVYEYAGEAIESLGMEGRMSICNMSIEGGARAGYVNPDETTYEWLRDTEAFANDPERFEDLRPYWESIRSDDDAEYDDVVEIDGSEIEPSVTWGTTPGQVVGVTEPIPDPTELPEAKRETARRAQEHMRVEPGETMNGYEIDVAFLGSCTNARLSDLRAAASLLEGRTVHPDVRAMVVPGSQRVKAAAEAEGLDEVFTDAGFDWRGAGCSMCLGMNEDQLEGDEACASSSNRNFVGRQGSKDGRTVLMSPVMVVAAAVTGEVTDVRTLPEVTVA; this is encoded by the coding sequence ATGAGCCGCGGAACGCTGTACGATAAGGTGTGGGACCGACACACCGTCACGACGCTACCCAACGGGCAAGACCAGCTGTTCGTTGGACTGCATCTGATCCACGAGGTCACCAGCCCCCAAGCGTTCGGGATGTTACGCGAACGAGACATCGAGGTCGCTCGCCCGGATCTCACACACGCGACCGTCGACCATATCGTTCCGACGGCCGATCAGTCCCGGCCGCTGGGTGACGACGCGGCCGAGGAGATGATGAGCGAGTTGGAACAGAACACCCAGGCAGCGGGTATCGAACTTGACGACCCGACGAGCGGAAACCAAGGCATCGTCCACGTCATCGGACCCGAACAGGGATTGACTCAGCCTGGAATGACGATCGTCTGTGGTGACAGCCACACCTCCACACACGGCGCGTTCGGTGCGCTGGCCTTTGGCATCGGGACGAGCCAGATCCGTGACGTGCTCGCCACCCAGACCATCGCGATGGACAAACAGCAGGTCAGACAGATCCGCATCACTGGCGAGCTGGAAGCGCACGTCGGGGCCAAAGACGTCATTCTGACGATCATCCGCGAACTTGGCACCGACGGCGGCGTCGGGTATGTGTACGAATACGCCGGTGAGGCCATCGAATCCCTCGGAATGGAGGGCCGAATGAGCATCTGTAACATGTCGATCGAGGGGGGTGCCCGGGCGGGCTACGTCAACCCCGACGAGACCACCTACGAATGGCTTCGAGACACCGAAGCGTTCGCGAATGATCCCGAACGGTTCGAGGACCTACGACCGTACTGGGAGTCGATCAGAAGCGACGACGACGCCGAATACGACGACGTGGTCGAGATCGACGGCTCCGAGATCGAGCCATCCGTCACGTGGGGAACCACTCCCGGACAGGTCGTTGGTGTCACCGAACCGATCCCCGACCCGACCGAGCTTCCCGAGGCCAAACGAGAGACGGCCCGGCGCGCACAGGAGCATATGCGGGTCGAACCGGGTGAGACGATGAACGGCTACGAGATCGATGTCGCCTTCCTCGGTTCGTGTACGAACGCGCGGCTGAGCGATCTCCGGGCCGCAGCCAGCCTCCTCGAAGGAAGGACTGTACATCCGGATGTGCGGGCGATGGTCGTCCCCGGCAGCCAGCGCGTCAAAGCCGCTGCAGAAGCCGAAGGACTTGATGAGGTGTTCACCGATGCTGGCTTTGACTGGCGCGGTGCGGGCTGTTCGATGTGTCTCGGTATGAACGAGGATCAACTCGAAGGCGATGAGGCGTGTGCAAGCTCCTCGAACCGAAATTTCGTCGGACGGCAAGGGAGCAAAGACGGTCGCACCGTGCTGATGAGTCCCGTGATGGTCGTGGCCGCGGCCGTTACCGGCGAAGTGACCGACGTACGAACCCTGCCGGAGGTGACCGTCGCATGA
- the ilvC gene encoding ketol-acid reductoisomerase: protein MSDSHATIYYTEDADRNAIENKTVAVLGFGSQGHAHAQNLADSGINVVVGLREDSASRGAAEDAGLEVATPAVAAEAADIVSMLVPDTVQPAVYEEIKDGLEAGDTLQFAHGFNIHYGQIEPPADVDVTMVAPKSPGHLVRRNYENGEGTPGLLAIYQDSTGTAKEEGLAYAQAIGCARAGVVETTFQEETETDLFGEQAVLCGGVTSLVKHGYETLVDAGYSPEMAYFECMNELKLIVDLLYEGGLGGMWNSVSDTAEYGGLTRGDRIVDDHVRENMEETLEDVQNGEFAREWIVENRAGRPSYTLHRQAEQNHDIEAVGEELRELFAWSEATESEDSETDRLTADD, encoded by the coding sequence ATGAGTGACTCACACGCAACGATCTACTACACGGAAGACGCGGACAGAAACGCTATCGAGAACAAGACCGTCGCCGTGCTCGGCTTCGGAAGTCAGGGACACGCCCACGCCCAAAACCTGGCCGACAGCGGTATCAACGTCGTCGTCGGGCTTCGGGAAGACTCCGCTTCTCGTGGTGCCGCCGAAGACGCGGGCTTGGAAGTAGCGACGCCTGCGGTCGCCGCCGAAGCGGCCGACATCGTATCGATGCTCGTTCCCGATACCGTTCAGCCGGCGGTGTACGAGGAGATCAAGGACGGTCTCGAAGCGGGCGATACGCTCCAGTTCGCCCATGGGTTCAACATCCATTACGGTCAGATCGAGCCGCCAGCAGATGTCGACGTGACGATGGTCGCCCCGAAAAGCCCCGGACATCTCGTTCGGCGCAACTACGAGAACGGCGAGGGGACCCCCGGATTGCTCGCCATCTACCAGGATTCGACCGGTACCGCAAAGGAAGAGGGACTCGCATACGCCCAAGCCATCGGCTGTGCGCGCGCCGGTGTTGTCGAAACCACGTTCCAAGAGGAGACTGAGACCGATCTGTTCGGCGAGCAAGCCGTTCTCTGCGGTGGCGTAACGAGTCTCGTGAAACACGGCTACGAAACACTCGTCGATGCCGGCTATAGTCCCGAAATGGCGTACTTCGAGTGCATGAACGAGCTGAAACTCATCGTCGACTTGTTGTATGAGGGCGGACTGGGCGGAATGTGGAATTCAGTCTCCGATACGGCCGAATACGGTGGGCTGACGCGGGGCGACCGGATCGTCGACGACCACGTTCGAGAGAACATGGAGGAGACGCTCGAAGACGTCCAAAACGGAGAATTCGCGCGCGAATGGATCGTTGAAAACCGCGCGGGACGACCGAGCTACACCCTCCACCGTCAGGCTGAACAGAACCACGACATCGAGGCGGTCGGTGAAGAACTAAGAGAGCTGTTCGCGTGGAGTGAAGCCACCGAATCCGAAGACAGCGAAACGGACCGATTAACCGCAGACGATTGA
- the guaA gene encoding glutamine-hydrolyzing GMP synthase: MVETDQFIEDAVAEIREEIGSANAIIALSGGVDSSVAAALAHEAVGDQLVPVYVDTGLMRKGETDEIRETFAYMDRLRIVSAQDRFLEALTGVTDPEEKRHVIGEQFIREFEREAHSSDAEYLVQGTIYPDRIESDGNIKSHHNVGGLPDVVDFEGIVEPVRELYKDEVREVARALGLESVVSERMPFPGPGLAVRIIGEVTEEKVEIAREATAVVEDELEAYEPWQAFAAVLGKATGVKGDNRVHGHVVAVRSVESRDGMTARAQPLDWEVLQRIQSRITGTLPNVSRVLYDVTHKPPATIEYE, translated from the coding sequence ATGGTCGAAACGGACCAATTCATCGAGGACGCCGTCGCCGAAATCCGCGAAGAGATCGGATCGGCGAACGCGATCATCGCCCTGTCGGGTGGTGTGGATTCCTCGGTTGCGGCGGCGCTCGCCCACGAAGCCGTTGGCGACCAGCTCGTCCCAGTGTACGTCGACACAGGACTGATGCGGAAAGGGGAAACCGACGAGATCCGGGAGACGTTCGCGTATATGGACCGTCTCAGGATCGTTTCCGCACAGGATCGGTTTCTCGAAGCATTGACGGGCGTCACCGATCCCGAGGAAAAACGCCACGTGATCGGCGAACAGTTCATTCGCGAGTTCGAGCGTGAAGCTCACAGTAGCGATGCCGAGTATCTCGTCCAAGGGACGATCTATCCCGATCGCATCGAAAGCGATGGCAACATCAAATCCCACCACAACGTCGGTGGTCTGCCCGATGTCGTCGATTTCGAGGGAATCGTCGAACCGGTTCGAGAGCTGTACAAAGACGAAGTTCGAGAGGTAGCCCGTGCGCTTGGTCTCGAATCGGTCGTCTCCGAACGGATGCCGTTCCCCGGTCCGGGTCTCGCCGTTCGTATTATTGGCGAGGTGACTGAAGAAAAGGTCGAAATCGCTAGGGAGGCGACCGCCGTCGTGGAGGACGAACTCGAAGCGTACGAACCGTGGCAGGCGTTCGCGGCTGTGCTCGGCAAGGCGACCGGTGTGAAAGGCGACAACCGGGTTCACGGTCACGTGGTCGCCGTCCGGTCGGTCGAAAGCCGTGATGGGATGACCGCCCGCGCACAGCCGCTAGACTGGGAGGTCCTCCAGCGAATCCAGAGTCGGATCACGGGGACACTCCCGAACGTTTCGCGCGTGTTGTATGACGTTACACACAAACCCCCGGCGACCATCGAGTACGAGTGA
- a CDS encoding DUF7126 family protein produces MNAVVIGPDDEGLGDALEAAGVDTTHAEGTASREQLLDADAETAELLIVTDSTLATSIPIANEINSQLRVVVYIHDSLPEFARTSAELILDPELMDPETVAEELTA; encoded by the coding sequence ATGAACGCTGTCGTTATCGGACCCGACGACGAGGGGCTAGGTGACGCACTCGAAGCCGCTGGTGTCGACACCACTCACGCCGAAGGGACGGCCTCGCGCGAGCAACTCCTCGATGCGGACGCCGAAACCGCCGAACTGCTGATCGTAACCGACTCCACGCTTGCGACCTCGATCCCGATCGCAAACGAGATCAACTCCCAACTACGGGTCGTCGTCTACATCCACGACTCGCTCCCCGAGTTCGCGCGCACCTCCGCAGAGCTCATCCTCGATCCCGAACTGATGGATCCCGAAACCGTCGCCGAGGAACTCACCGCCTGA
- a CDS encoding aldo/keto reductase → MEHVTAAGQAVPTVGLGTWQLTGTDCYETVQSAIDLGYRHIDTAQVYGNEREIGDAIGASDVDRDSLFLTTKLGRGSYSYDAVLRSTDESLSKLDTEYLDLLLIHWPVDRLPTGPSLTETIDAMNELHQRGKVRHIGVSNFGIDRLHRARTLSEIPILTNQVQYHPFWDQTQLLDYCQIHNVILTAYSPFGHGSVIGDRTLYEIGERYEKSSAQVALRWLLQQEMVCTIPKASSHDHLAANLDVFDFELTDEEMETIHRPSKLRTISSMIASQFGQYRSG, encoded by the coding sequence ATGGAACACGTCACCGCCGCCGGTCAGGCGGTTCCGACAGTCGGTCTCGGAACGTGGCAGCTGACGGGGACGGACTGTTATGAAACAGTGCAGTCGGCGATCGATCTCGGCTACCGACACATCGACACCGCACAGGTGTACGGCAACGAGCGCGAAATCGGAGACGCGATCGGTGCGAGTGATGTCGATCGGGATTCGTTGTTTCTGACGACGAAGCTCGGCCGCGGCAGTTACAGTTACGACGCCGTACTCCGGTCGACCGACGAGAGCCTCTCGAAACTCGATACGGAGTATCTCGATCTCCTGTTGATCCATTGGCCCGTCGATCGCCTTCCGACCGGACCCTCGCTCACCGAAACGATCGATGCAATGAACGAACTTCACCAACGGGGCAAGGTTAGACACATCGGTGTGAGCAACTTCGGTATCGATCGACTCCACCGTGCACGCACCCTCTCCGAAATACCGATTCTCACCAATCAGGTGCAGTACCACCCGTTTTGGGATCAAACACAGCTCCTCGATTACTGCCAGATACATAACGTGATACTCACCGCGTACAGCCCGTTCGGTCACGGCAGCGTAATCGGGGACAGAACGTTGTACGAGATCGGCGAGCGATACGAGAAATCCAGCGCACAGGTCGCGCTTCGGTGGCTGCTCCAACAGGAGATGGTGTGTACCATTCCGAAGGCATCTTCGCACGACCATCTTGCGGCGAACCTCGACGTGTTCGATTTCGAACTTACCGACGAGGAGATGGAGACGATCCACCGTCCGTCCAAACTCCGGACGATTTCGAGCATGATCGCGTCGCAGTTCGGTCAGTATCGTTCCGGATGA
- the pyrG gene encoding glutamine hydrolyzing CTP synthase: MPTEPTDYDPTLGNKFIFVTGGVMSGLGKGITAASTGRLLANAGFDVTAVKIDPYLNVDAGTMNPFQHGEVYVLKDGGEVDLDLGNYERFLDIDMTSDHNITTGKTYQHVIEKERSGDYLGKTVQIIPHITDDIKRRIREAASGHDVCIVEIGGTVGDIEGMPFLEAIRQFVHEQPPEDFLLTHVTLVPYSKNGEQKTKPTQHSVKELRSIGLQPDVLVGRCDDRLYPETKEKIALFCDVPTQAVFSNPDVDDIYHVPLMVEDEGLDEYVMEQLGLQESAIPKDERDNGWREIVTREADGEVNIALVGKYALEDAYLSVHEALKHAGLDHRVNVNVSWVNSEEMNAKHKQRLESADGIVVPGGFGVRGTQGKIDAIRYARENGVPYLGLCLGFQLAVVEYARNVLGLDAAHSREFEEETPNPVIDLLPDQSDLDEMGGTMRLGSYETELQSDTLAAQLYDGPCVERHRHRYEVNPNYIAQLEENGLRFSGRVGNRMEILELPDHPYFLGTQFHPEFRSRPGRASPPFIGLIDAVIKQCETDRAEEVAR; the protein is encoded by the coding sequence ATGCCGACGGAGCCGACAGACTACGACCCAACATTGGGGAATAAGTTTATTTTCGTCACTGGCGGCGTGATGTCTGGGCTCGGCAAGGGGATCACGGCCGCGAGCACCGGCCGACTGCTCGCCAACGCCGGCTTCGATGTCACTGCTGTCAAGATCGACCCGTATCTGAACGTTGACGCGGGAACGATGAACCCCTTTCAACACGGAGAGGTGTACGTGTTAAAAGACGGTGGTGAAGTCGATCTAGATCTGGGGAACTACGAGCGCTTCCTCGACATCGATATGACGTCCGATCACAACATCACGACAGGAAAAACCTACCAGCACGTGATCGAGAAAGAACGTTCCGGAGATTATCTGGGGAAAACGGTCCAGATCATTCCGCACATCACCGACGACATCAAACGCCGGATTCGAGAGGCTGCATCGGGCCACGACGTGTGTATCGTCGAGATCGGTGGAACGGTCGGTGACATCGAGGGGATGCCGTTTCTCGAAGCGATCCGGCAGTTCGTTCACGAGCAACCGCCAGAGGATTTCCTTCTCACGCACGTGACGCTCGTTCCCTACTCGAAAAACGGCGAGCAGAAGACCAAGCCGACCCAACACAGCGTCAAGGAACTCCGAAGCATCGGTCTCCAGCCGGACGTGCTCGTCGGTCGGTGTGACGACCGGCTGTATCCCGAAACGAAAGAAAAGATCGCACTGTTCTGTGACGTGCCGACGCAGGCGGTGTTTTCGAATCCAGACGTCGACGATATCTATCACGTGCCGCTGATGGTCGAAGACGAAGGACTCGACGAGTACGTGATGGAACAGCTTGGACTACAGGAGTCGGCTATACCGAAAGACGAGCGTGACAACGGCTGGCGGGAGATCGTCACCCGCGAGGCCGATGGAGAGGTCAATATTGCTCTCGTCGGGAAATACGCGCTCGAAGATGCTTATCTCTCGGTCCACGAAGCGCTCAAGCACGCCGGACTGGACCACCGCGTCAACGTGAACGTCAGCTGGGTCAACTCCGAGGAGATGAACGCAAAACACAAACAGCGACTCGAATCTGCCGATGGAATCGTCGTTCCCGGTGGCTTCGGCGTTCGAGGCACCCAAGGCAAGATCGACGCGATCCGGTATGCACGCGAAAACGGGGTCCCGTATCTCGGGTTGTGTCTGGGCTTTCAGCTCGCGGTCGTGGAGTACGCCCGCAACGTTCTCGGTCTCGACGCCGCTCATTCTCGGGAGTTCGAGGAGGAGACACCCAACCCCGTGATCGATCTGTTGCCCGATCAGTCGGATCTCGACGAGATGGGTGGAACGATGCGGCTCGGATCCTATGAAACGGAGCTCCAGTCCGACACCCTTGCCGCCCAGCTGTACGATGGGCCGTGTGTCGAGCGCCACCGTCACCGGTATGAGGTGAATCCAAACTACATCGCCCAATTAGAGGAAAACGGGCTGCGCTTTTCGGGCCGTGTCGGCAACCGGATGGAGATCCTCGAACTGCCCGATCATCCGTATTTCCTCGGCACGCAGTTCCATCCGGAGTTCCGGTCTCGACCCGGACGTGCGAGTCCGCCATTCATCGGATTAATCGACGCCGTCATCAAGCAGTGTGAAACCGACCGAGCTGAGGAGGTGGCCCGATAA
- the ilvB gene encoding biosynthetic-type acetolactate synthase large subunit translates to MSDHVSTVHTDEQTTTTTEAQSDEGASPVTNGAEAVVAALKNAGVEHLFGVQGGAIMPVYDALHAKQEQLRHVTMAHEQGAAHAADAYGQLTGEPGVCMATSGPGATNLTTGLADADMDSDPVIALTGQVPTDLVGHDAFQETDTVGVTRPVTKANYFASDAETVGDMVGEAYTLAREGRPGPTLVDLPKDVTNGTTDSVPVSPTTPEYHDIPETAAASAVENAVRALSNARKPLILSGGGVIKGDASEELRAFAIEHRIPVVTTMPGIGSFPEDHELALEWAGMHGTGYANMAISHCDCLLAIGTRFDDRLTGGIETFAPEAEIIHVDIDASEISKNVHADYPLIGDASRVIEQLQAAMDEEPAADQWREQCQTWKEAYPMTYATPEDEPLKPQFVVEAMDELTPEDTIVTTGVGQHQMWAAQYWTYTEPNTWISSHGLGTMGYGLPAAIGAKVAAPDRDVVCFDGDGSLLMTIQELSVAVREGLDITVIVLNNEAVGMVRQWQDAFFDRRRMASEYQWVPDFATLAEAFGAKGFTVREYEAVPDTLEAARAYDGPSVVDAFIDPEENVYPMVASGGNNAEFALSEDQL, encoded by the coding sequence ATGAGTGACCACGTCTCGACCGTTCACACGGACGAACAGACTACGACCACGACGGAGGCACAATCGGACGAGGGAGCATCGCCGGTCACGAACGGCGCAGAAGCCGTCGTCGCCGCGCTCAAAAACGCCGGTGTCGAGCATCTGTTTGGCGTGCAAGGCGGCGCGATCATGCCCGTCTACGATGCGTTGCACGCAAAGCAAGAGCAGCTGCGGCACGTCACGATGGCTCACGAGCAAGGAGCAGCCCACGCCGCCGACGCTTACGGACAGCTCACCGGTGAACCGGGCGTCTGTATGGCGACGTCGGGACCGGGTGCGACGAACCTCACGACGGGTCTCGCCGACGCCGACATGGATTCCGATCCGGTGATCGCGCTGACCGGACAGGTTCCCACGGATCTCGTCGGTCACGACGCGTTCCAGGAAACCGACACGGTGGGCGTCACCCGTCCGGTCACGAAAGCGAACTACTTCGCCAGCGACGCTGAGACGGTTGGCGACATGGTCGGTGAGGCGTATACGCTCGCGCGTGAGGGCAGACCCGGGCCGACGCTCGTGGATCTTCCCAAGGATGTAACCAATGGAACGACGGACAGCGTCCCCGTCAGTCCTACGACGCCGGAGTACCACGACATCCCCGAGACTGCAGCCGCGAGCGCCGTCGAGAACGCGGTTCGAGCGCTTTCGAACGCGCGAAAACCGTTGATCCTTTCGGGAGGCGGCGTCATCAAAGGTGATGCGAGCGAGGAGCTTCGGGCGTTCGCCATCGAGCACCGGATCCCTGTGGTGACGACGATGCCCGGGATCGGAAGCTTCCCAGAGGACCACGAACTGGCGCTAGAGTGGGCTGGGATGCATGGAACGGGCTATGCGAACATGGCGATCTCTCACTGTGATTGTCTGCTCGCCATCGGGACCCGGTTCGACGACCGGCTCACGGGCGGGATCGAGACGTTCGCGCCCGAAGCCGAGATCATCCACGTCGACATCGATGCCTCTGAGATCTCGAAAAACGTTCACGCCGACTACCCGCTGATCGGGGATGCGTCGCGCGTCATCGAACAGCTCCAGGCTGCGATGGACGAGGAGCCGGCGGCAGACCAATGGCGCGAGCAGTGCCAAACGTGGAAAGAGGCGTATCCGATGACGTACGCCACACCCGAAGACGAGCCGTTGAAACCCCAGTTCGTCGTGGAGGCGATGGACGAACTCACACCCGAGGACACTATCGTCACCACGGGCGTCGGCCAACACCAGATGTGGGCCGCCCAGTATTGGACGTACACGGAGCCGAACACGTGGATCTCCTCACACGGATTAGGAACGATGGGATACGGGCTGCCCGCGGCCATCGGCGCGAAGGTTGCTGCTCCCGATCGGGACGTCGTCTGTTTCGACGGCGACGGGTCGTTGTTGATGACGATCCAGGAGCTGAGCGTCGCCGTCCGCGAGGGACTCGACATCACCGTGATCGTGTTGAACAACGAGGCCGTCGGGATGGTTCGCCAGTGGCAGGATGCGTTTTTCGATCGGCGACGGATGGCGTCCGAATACCAGTGGGTGCCCGATTTCGCCACGCTGGCCGAGGCGTTCGGCGCGAAGGGCTTTACGGTCCGTGAGTACGAGGCGGTCCCGGACACGCTCGAAGCGGCTCGGGCGTACGACGGGCCGAGCGTCGTGGACGCGTTCATCGATCCGGAGGAGAACGTCTACCCCATGGTGGCCAGCGGCGGTAACAACGCTGAGTTCGCCCTTTCGGAGGATCAACTATGA
- a CDS encoding MBL fold metallo-hydrolase, which translates to MVFELTETERSEAPQAAGRSSATAWQLDLIGVNAFLVADGTVTLVDTGTPWGVSRLVREIERTGHAVSDIDRVLLTHYDIDHVGGLGGLDLDVPVYLGMPDRGFLTGRERPSLSTPKGVLHRVVGPFLRDRDRVIETVEDGDEIGSFTAYHTPGHTPGHMAYLSESLSIGFLGDLVIERKGELVPSPWYLSYDADQVADSIHDLADRQPPVETIGVGHGVPFLKNGSVRLAELGRSIA; encoded by the coding sequence ATGGTGTTCGAACTCACAGAGACAGAGAGGAGCGAAGCTCCTCAAGCAGCCGGGCGCAGCTCGGCGACCGCGTGGCAGCTCGATCTGATCGGTGTGAACGCGTTTCTCGTCGCCGATGGAACGGTAACACTCGTTGACACGGGAACGCCGTGGGGTGTCTCGAGGCTCGTCCGTGAGATCGAACGGACGGGACACGCTGTCAGCGACATTGACCGCGTGTTGCTCACCCATTACGATATCGATCACGTGGGCGGTCTCGGTGGGTTGGACCTCGATGTGCCGGTGTATCTCGGGATGCCAGATCGGGGGTTTCTCACCGGGCGGGAACGGCCATCCTTGTCGACGCCCAAAGGGGTGTTACACCGCGTCGTCGGTCCGTTTCTCCGCGATCGTGACCGCGTGATCGAAACTGTCGAGGATGGTGATGAGATCGGCAGCTTCACGGCGTACCACACACCCGGACACACGCCGGGACACATGGCGTATCTCAGTGAGTCCCTTTCGATCGGCTTTCTCGGGGATCTCGTCATCGAACGCAAGGGAGAACTAGTGCCATCCCCGTGGTATCTGAGCTACGACGCCGATCAGGTCGCCGACAGCATCCACGACCTCGCCGATCGACAGCCGCCGGTCGAGACGATCGGCGTCGGGCACGGCGTGCCGTTCCTCAAAAACGGGAGTGTCCGACTGGCCGAACTCGGCCGATCGATCGCGTGA
- a CDS encoding alpha/beta hydrolase: MTDHNGTEAEDSSTNSEPVVLEGARDVRGTVTAPEEPTCVVACPPHPQMGGTRTDRRLTAVTDALAATGIASLRFDYGEWDEGRGEYTDTLNAIAWASERYERVGVYGFSFGGTLALVAAGSADVDVACICALAPDARIGELDAVAALGTVGCPTQIIYGKRDTTAEWEPIVERVNETGHTALEMSADHFFVGQTDSIAERVTTFFQNEL; the protein is encoded by the coding sequence ATGACTGACCACAACGGAACCGAAGCGGAGGATTCCTCCACGAACTCGGAGCCTGTTGTTCTGGAAGGCGCGAGAGACGTGCGAGGGACGGTGACTGCTCCAGAGGAACCCACGTGTGTCGTCGCTTGTCCACCCCATCCACAGATGGGTGGAACCCGAACGGATCGCCGGTTGACCGCGGTGACCGACGCGCTCGCTGCCACTGGGATCGCCTCGCTTCGGTTCGATTATGGCGAGTGGGACGAGGGGCGTGGTGAGTACACCGACACGCTGAACGCGATCGCGTGGGCCAGCGAACGGTACGAGCGGGTCGGCGTGTATGGGTTTAGCTTCGGGGGAACGCTCGCACTCGTGGCCGCAGGAAGCGCAGACGTTGACGTGGCGTGTATCTGTGCGCTCGCCCCCGATGCTCGGATCGGGGAGCTGGACGCCGTCGCAGCCCTCGGAACGGTCGGGTGTCCGACGCAGATCATCTACGGCAAACGCGATACGACCGCTGAGTGGGAACCGATCGTAGAGCGAGTGAACGAAACTGGCCACACTGCCCTCGAAATGAGTGCAGACCATTTCTTCGTCGGACAAACCGACAGCATTGCCGAACGAGTGACAACGTTCTTCCAGAACGAGCTGTGA
- a CDS encoding SPW repeat protein, which produces MSKTAAQTTPDGTTERGMKWFSGVTAVLGLWIAVSSFVFTGMSQASYWNNIVIGVSILLIAGYNTYRLMNGMSASVASAGLVTILGLWMILAPFVLDTSLMMLLWSDIIAGALVVILAGYNTYMERKTQQTMATGT; this is translated from the coding sequence ATGAGCAAAACAGCAGCGCAAACAACGCCAGACGGGACGACTGAGCGGGGAATGAAGTGGTTCAGCGGCGTTACAGCAGTACTCGGGCTGTGGATCGCAGTTTCGTCGTTCGTGTTTACCGGGATGAGTCAAGCGAGCTACTGGAACAACATCGTCATCGGCGTTTCGATCCTCCTGATCGCGGGATACAACACGTATCGTCTGATGAACGGAATGTCTGCCAGCGTAGCGAGCGCCGGGTTGGTAACGATCTTGGGCCTCTGGATGATCCTCGCCCCGTTCGTCTTGGATACCTCACTCATGATGTTGCTCTGGAGCGACATCATCGCCGGCGCGCTCGTTGTGATCCTAGCGGGATACAACACGTACATGGAGCGCAAAACCCAGCAAACGATGGCGACAGGCACGTGA
- the ilvN gene encoding acetolactate synthase small subunit: MSQGLDGPHPEARNIPEGRRSPEGIRLDPQNGADHERHRTVISALVQHEPGVLSKVSGLVSRRQFNIESLTVGSTTNPETARITLVIEESPPGIRQVETQLEKLLPVISVRELDDDAVRRELVVLKVHGEEPDKVHAITEMYSGTVLDAGPRTITVEITGDEQKIDDAIDAFAQFGIREIARTGQTALARGEMWTTDAEEERYERT; the protein is encoded by the coding sequence ATGAGTCAAGGACTCGATGGTCCCCATCCCGAAGCCCGAAACATCCCCGAGGGACGACGATCCCCAGAGGGGATCCGGCTCGATCCTCAGAACGGAGCCGATCACGAGCGTCATCGAACCGTTATCTCCGCGCTCGTCCAACACGAGCCGGGAGTGTTGTCGAAGGTGTCGGGGCTGGTGAGCCGGCGACAGTTCAACATCGAGAGCCTCACGGTCGGTTCCACGACGAACCCCGAGACCGCACGCATCACACTCGTCATCGAGGAGTCACCCCCGGGTATCCGGCAGGTCGAGACCCAACTCGAAAAGCTCCTCCCGGTCATTTCGGTGCGCGAACTCGACGACGACGCCGTTCGGCGCGAGCTAGTCGTGCTGAAAGTCCACGGGGAAGAACCGGACAAGGTACACGCCATCACCGAGATGTACAGTGGGACAGTTCTGGACGCCGGGCCGCGGACGATCACCGTCGAGATCACCGGCGACGAGCAGAAGATCGACGACGCGATCGACGCGTTCGCGCAGTTCGGGATCCGGGAGATCGCCCGCACTGGACAGACCGCGCTTGCGCGCGGTGAAATGTGGACCACAGACGCAGAAGAAGAGCGCTACGAACGAACATAG